In Dyadobacter subterraneus, a single genomic region encodes these proteins:
- a CDS encoding helix-turn-helix domain-containing protein encodes MKNNFNKSSEFINETKKIKNTDFPLHELGGDFFAMSKIEESNEHYFNGIHRHDFYEFLWFTDVKPRQVHYIDFIKYPIHRNQLFLLLPDQVHNIDKQDKVGYLFAISNDFFERLIAGDIFKLFYYSVNFSIIVPDSQVCLFHKLIDLIQLEYDGEKRPAILESYLRSWFLHCIEFQKEAKKDGNADSRMNLLMESVETHFKQQRSAAFYANELSLSAKRLNELSKDTFGKTINQIINDRLILEAKREISCFDKSIKEISYELGFSEPSYFTRFFGKQTGHTPEDFRKKTGDVIR; translated from the coding sequence ATGAAAAATAATTTTAATAAGTCATCTGAATTTATAAATGAAACCAAAAAGATAAAAAATACTGATTTCCCTCTGCATGAATTGGGCGGGGACTTTTTTGCTATGAGTAAAATTGAGGAAAGTAATGAGCATTACTTCAATGGAATTCATCGTCATGATTTTTATGAATTTCTTTGGTTTACAGATGTCAAACCGAGACAGGTACATTATATCGATTTTATAAAATATCCGATTCACCGCAATCAGTTATTTCTGCTTCTTCCGGATCAGGTCCATAATATCGACAAGCAGGATAAGGTTGGATACCTCTTTGCAATTTCGAACGATTTTTTTGAGCGGCTGATTGCCGGCGATATTTTTAAGTTATTTTACTATTCGGTTAATTTTTCAATCATTGTTCCGGATTCACAGGTTTGCCTGTTTCACAAGTTGATTGATTTGATTCAACTTGAATATGACGGCGAAAAACGTCCGGCCATTTTGGAATCCTATCTTCGGAGCTGGTTTTTACATTGTATTGAATTCCAAAAAGAAGCTAAAAAGGACGGGAACGCGGATAGCAGAATGAATCTGCTTATGGAATCCGTTGAAACCCATTTCAAGCAACAAAGAAGTGCCGCTTTTTATGCGAATGAACTATCACTTAGCGCAAAAAGGCTGAACGAATTATCAAAAGATACTTTTGGTAAAACAATTAACCAGATCATCAACGACCGTCTGATCCTTGAAGCCAAAAGAGAGATCAGCTGCTTTGACAAATCAATTAAAGAAATTAGTTACGAGCTGGGGTTTTCTGAACCATCTTATTTTACGCGGTTTTTTGGAAAGCAAACAGGACATACGCCGGAAGATTTTAGAAAGAAAACGGGAGATGTGATCCGCTGA